The sequence below is a genomic window from Deltaproteobacteria bacterium.
GTATCTTCTGCATCTCTCTTCTCCGGGTGGAAAATCATGTTCGCGACAGCGCATAATACATTCCGGGCAACTGTTCCACAAGGCCTTGCAATTCCAAAAGGAGCAAGGTCGAGCTGACCTTTTCCGACGGCCAGTCCAACTCACGGGTCAGGACATCGACGTGGGCCCTCGGCCGGCCCGCGAGCAGACGCGCCACGGTTCGCTGATCGGGATCGTCCGGCAGGACGGGCGTGGGCGCCACGGCGCCCGGCCTGGTTGCCTCGGTCGGGACCAAAACTGGCGCCACGGGCTGTTCCCCGGACAGGGCAAAGGGCCGAAGGCGCGCGTCCAGTTCGCGCAGGATGTCCTCGCCGTCCTGAACCAGACAGGCCCCCTGGCGGATAAGTTGATGGCAGCCCTGAAAGGTTTTCAGGTTTGCCGGTCCGGGCAGGGCGAAGACCTCGCGGTTCTGGGCCAGCGCCAGGCTGGCCGTGATCAGACTGCCGCTGCCCAGGGCGGCCTCGACCACCAGCACGCCCAGGGACAGGCCGCTGACGATGCGGTTGCGGTGCGGAAAGTTGGGCCCCTCGGGTTTGGTTCCGGGAGAAAATTCCGTCAGGATCAAGCCCTTGGACGCGATTTCCGACCACAGATCGGCATTGGACGCCGGATAGATCAGATCCAGACCCGTGCCCAGGACCGCGATGGTCGAACCCACTCCCCGCAGGGCGCCGACATGGGCGACGCGATCGATGCCAAAGGCGAATCCGGAAACCACGCACACGCCGGCCCGGCTCAGGGTGGCGGCGATGGAATCGGCCATGCCCGTGCCATAGCGCGAGCACTGGCGCGATCCGACCAGGGCCACGCCGGGCCGGTTCAGCAAGGTAACATCACCGAGATAATACAAAAAAAGAGGCGGGTCGGGGATATGGCGCAACAACTCCGGATAGCCGGCATCGGACCAGGGCAGGATGGACAGCTGCAACCGCTCGGCACGGGCGGCTTCCGCGTCGGCCTTGTCCTCCCAGGCGCGACTTCGGAAGGCATCCATGACCCTGGACGAAACCAGTCCCTTCCAGGCCGGAAAGGCCGCCACGGCGCGGTCCGCGCTCCCAAAGGCGTCGAGCAGACGTCTCCAGGTCCGTGGCCCCAGTCCTTTCGTGTGACGCAGGGCCAGGCTGGCCCGAAATTCATCCATGACGGATCCCCGAAGCGCCGACCTCGCGATATCCGGAATTTCCTTGCAACACCCGTCGCCCCAAAAGCGATGCCCTGGATTTGGGATAACGGGCATCCAGATTGTCGAGCAGACGCCGGCCCCGAGCCGGATCCCCGCTCCGAAGCACCGAATATGCCTGTTTCAGGAGCGCGTCCGGACTTTTGACATGCCGGGGATAACGGCGCACGACCTGCGCGAAGGCCTCGGCGGCCTTGTCGAAACGCTGCTGGGCGTACCAGGTTTCGCCGGTCCAGTAGAGGGCGTTGGGCATCAGCGGGCTCTG
It includes:
- the dprA gene encoding DNA-protecting protein DprA, with the translated sequence MDEFRASLALRHTKGLGPRTWRRLLDAFGSADRAVAAFPAWKGLVSSRVMDAFRSRAWEDKADAEAARAERLQLSILPWSDAGYPELLRHIPDPPLFLYYLGDVTLLNRPGVALVGSRQCSRYGTGMADSIAATLSRAGVCVVSGFAFGIDRVAHVGALRGVGSTIAVLGTGLDLIYPASNADLWSEIASKGLILTEFSPGTKPEGPNFPHRNRIVSGLSLGVLVVEAALGSGSLITASLALAQNREVFALPGPANLKTFQGCHQLIRQGACLVQDGEDILRELDARLRPFALSGEQPVAPVLVPTEATRPGAVAPTPVLPDDPDQRTVARLLAGRPRAHVDVLTRELDWPSEKVSSTLLLLELQGLVEQLPGMYYALSRT